aaaattccatagcctatttGATGTTATTTATGGAAAAACAAGCAAGTAATTTGCTTCACTCACCTCACATATCCCTCAGAGCATGGGTTCCTAACGCACTGCACTTCTCTGTTTTTCACGATCAGATGCTGTCCTTCAGAACAAGGACCTTTCATATACACCCTGTAACACTGATCCGTTGGTTTGTAGTAAATGTACTCTGAAATAATACGAAATGTGAGTTCAAAAAATAACTGAAGACTGAAATGACAAAAATTGCACAAGATTCATGAGATAATTAGCTCAATCATATGCCATTAAATGTAAATTTGTCATAAAACACCAAAATCCTAAGACACTGTTAAGAGTTTCAATTTTCCCCCACCTATAGCCCACCCTATGATGGCACCCTTGCTATCCAGATCGTTGTGATTTCTAATCAAATTTTCTCAATACCTACTTCTCACAATTTTTTGGGATATTGATAATGAAGTTTTCCATATCGTATGAACCTTTTGGAACTCCGCTGTATATAGCATCTAAACTCGTTTTGAAATGAAGATGATATACTTACTCGGTCCACAATCGCAAAACCACGGCTCTCCAGGGTAATAGAGCTGATTTCCAGGACATTTTTCTCGATTTACAACAGGTTTCAATCGCTCAGTTGGTCGTCTCTGAAAAAACTGTATTATGAAATACTGGTTTCTTTCTTCATGAGAATGTACTGACTGTCGTTCAATCAAggttgatgaatttttcatacGTTCAAGATTTTATGTATAACATTTCATAATTCTTGAATGATAATGAAAGAATAATGATGATGAGTTTTTATTATTACTCTCTTCATCTATGAAGTTGATAGTATTGATGATAAATTGAAAGCACTAACCGTTAAAACTGTTGTTGAAGGTGTGTAGGTGGATGTTTTGAATCGGGGATTTATCGCTGAATTCGAATATTCACTGTCAAATGGAAAGGATATATCTTGGCACAGTACCAAATCGAAAAGGAAGAAAAAGCTCCAGCATACTGTAACTTTAGACATCTTGACAGACAAAATCCTGAAAAGTTATAAGAATTTTTAGTAACCATATTATTGATATTCGAATGTATTGATAAAAGTTTTGAGAAAATTCAGATAAATCCAATGACGAATCAGTCAAAATGTTCATTAGTTTATCAGTTTTACGACTGAATATCAGGATGCTCGTTCATTCTTGGCAGTTTGGAGTTAGTCTGCGCAATgatattggaaatttttccTCATAGTGGTGTTTTATGGTTATGATGGAGTTCATTCCAAGGTGCCCAATGAATATTGATGAATTCATTGACTTCCACAATGAAACTTCGGCGTTGGCTTCGAAATAAAGGTTCAATGTCGATAAATAATTACTTCTAGAATTGTGAAATAATTGCTCATCCCGTATATTGGTATATTGCTCTGTTCAATAACACAGGTAAAACCTAATGGCTATAGCTTAGAATACGGAAACCTATAGTATGGTTTAATTAAATTTTGATTCAGGCAATCAATTAGGCAGGTTTTCAACAATACCGGGAAATTCACATCTACCTTACTGTAATTTTTCTCTCTTCATGATTGCTTGAACGCCTTTTAATAGTTAAACCACTTATAGACATTATTTACAGGAAAATACACATCGacttagaaaattttgtttcccATGAAGACATTCTTCCTATTCCTATATTTGGAAAATTCCAAATAACAAACCTATTGGccgttttgaattttcatgtatcattttaaattttttttaacttttttcgatattttctatAATAAGTCTTTATAAAGTATTGAAACATCTTAGTAGGCTGTCAAATTTATGGTTTCGAACTAATGTgattgaatttcgaaattggCGCCCATTAATGAGTACCCTGTATAATCAGAATGATAAGGTTGATACGTTTACATGATTGAAGTGAAATGGCAGCTATTCGAGTGATATATTATGGATCTATAGAATATTTTTGTTCGCTCCCTCATTACTGCAAGATCCAAACCATATTTTGAAGTGGTACAAAGATAATGAAATGCAGTTCAATATGGATTAATGTGTCATAATGCTACTTCTTCAGAACACATGCAAGCTACATTATTAAACATGATAATACCCACGCACATTGGGCAAAACGGAATTAAAGATTTGCACAGTAGGTAATTGTGAAGGTTTTGACATACGGTTTCTAGAGCAAAAAATAGAATTCAAGGAGCATATCTATTAGATTACCCAAAAAATCTTAGAGTATGTTAGGATTCCCTCAAAGATTAATGAAGAATTTAAATATTTCCGTACTTAAATTGGTTTATTGAGCTAATTTGAGAAAAATTTGAGAGTAGGCAAGTATAGTGAATTGCTTAGAGATTTATTAGTCTACACTTTGCTAGagattcaataaaaataatatcaaaCTGAGATTTTTTCAGTATGGACTTTGTTCCCACAAATTATAGGTTGACAAACCCTATTCCATGAAAAATATAGGAAAAATATCCCGAATTAAAtagattaaatttcaatatttggtttgaaaatattgatgtaACATTTTAACTTCATTGAACTTCCAATTACTGTCCTCTACTCTATATATGATGGACTACAAGGTAGTTCCACCCATAAAATAGATTCCACTaagtaaattgaaaaatatatgaattaaCAAGCTGAAAATTAAAGTTGACTGTGGGATGAGCTACTCAAAATATCTTcgttctctgaaaaaaaaatcaatgctgctttcatttttaatgaagttaGAATGAGTTAATGCAACTTTTGATGGAGCTATGTACCCATATATAACTCTTTACTCTTTTCTATTGCAAAATAACATTAgtacaaaagaaattattttggatGCATATAAGATTGCGTCAAGTGTCAACAGCGAGTATAGAAACAAAATgcttattcaattttcttggaGACCTGTCGGAAGCTGCTAATTATTAGATGTTAATAACTTTCCGGAAATATGAGATGCATCAGAAGTTAATGAGAATTGCATTCCCAAACTCCCCTGCAAAAAATCCTTTTTCATAACCGAATACATAATACTATTAAAAGAAATCAAACACTTGACTATAGGTTTCACAGTTTCAGTTGAAAGTTCGCTTATATGCATGTTTTGGGTTTCATCCCACTATCAAAACTGAATGAAATGCATAAAGACACACAAATACACCTTACATtttattctgttttgataatcaTTGTCAAAactgcataaaaaaataattattattgaaacaaTATTCCAATGAGCAAGGAATCAATATCAAAATACACAATTCCAAAAAGTCTTGGTATCTATGGTAACTGTGATTATTCTGAGCAGCTATATGCAGTATTTTCTGTGTAAAAACTGGGTATacgacaaaaaaaaacaaatatttttttgattgaTGAAAAATGCGCGATAAAAAACAATGTGACATCATAAATTGTTTACAATGGAAGATATTGATGCATATCCCAAACCTTCTTAATATTAAATTACTCACATGATGAGGTAATGTTCATATCAATCTCGAAGAAATTCACAAGTACCACAACAAGGAGCACAACATGGAATGGGTAGGTATCTCAAGTACCGCTATTGGAATCGCACCTCCAGGAAGTCGGTCttaaaatatctgaaataaaaatgataacTTCACCTTGACTGAACCGTACACTTTAAGTTAACGTACATAATTTACCACCGATTACTTTAAATAAGTACAATTCATATTTTTTACTATTATGTCATTCCCCGTTGTTCTTCGGAAAAACCATAGGTTTTCGACTTAGTCACGACGTGGGTGAACATCTAACAGAGGCGCCAGAGAAGACTCTGATGATTAAACAGGTACAGaagaataattaattaatacctcatttcaataaaacaaacgtAATGGAAAATTTAGGATTTGCTTGTTGATCTTGAATAATCTGCTACGTTTTTCGCATCTCATTTCAGGAATCCGATTCGGAAGCACCGAAAAACCTCATTATAGATCGGAAAAGTCATTCGTAGATTCTTATCTGCTGATCCTCCAGACCATGTACGtgtaaaaacgaaaaaaatcacgaatttcCGGTAGGGTTTTCCGACTGAAAAGCTGCCAAGGATTTTGATCAAGAAGAGATTTGAATCTTCTCTCTGATTTATATTTATTGcttgttattataattataatatcacCTATTTGAATACAAAGGAACTCGCTCATTCGAAAAACTTCTGGTTTTCAGTGACATGAAGATTCATGATTTCCTTCTCTCACCCATAATTTAACCCATAAAAGGATTCTCATTATGAGTACCCAAGCTGTTGTTCCTCGTGCCATAGTTAttggtgaaaaatttcattttcatggatAATGtgatgaaattgaataaaaattatttaatcATCAGATATTTCAGGCGATAATGCAATCATTACACAATATTCACAACAACTATACTTCATCTATTCattataattaaaaaattaagaCATAGTCAAACCACAGTCACGAGCGGCAGTTACGTAGGTCTAATTTTGAGCGTCACTGAATGGCAATCAGGACTTGAAGTTAACTGATGAAAAAGAGAAATAAGGAGTAGAATATATACCGATTAGCTGCAACAAAAATTGGGATTACTATGGGAACCCTTActgttaataaaaaaaaatcctacGAGAAATGTTCGTCACGAAAAGTAAACAACTTCTACTGCTGAATTTGTTTATGCAATTTGACATCTAATCACGACTGATTATAACTCAAAGGTACCAATAATATATCAAAACTGCAATGAATAtcatttatatttattcttAGAACTGATGTTGctcattgaaattattatatttttcttattttaacatttttttatggcagactCAAATTTTCAATAGATGTTATGAATATTTTTATGCTTCTTCAATATGTGGATGACTGCAGGTGACTTGAATAACTGAAGGAATAAAGAGAATAGAAACTTTGGCGTACCAGACATTATCTTGAATGTTTTAGgtggaaacaaaaaattcattcatttatttattttccctATTTTACTTGCTTGAGAATATCTTAATTAGTATGGAACatttaatttattattgaattgacagcaattcaatataaatcagactaatattgaatttttcatatatttcatCGAAATTTGAAACCCCAATTATAAGTTTCAAAGTTTTCATCCTCACAATACATACGCTGAAAGTTTTTGAATACATTTACCTTCGAAGAATACAAAGAACagaaaatgatgatttttgCACACTCGCATTCAGAATGCTGAATTCGCTCATCAAAAAATCAAATATGTCGAAAACATATTAACCATAATGGAAAATAATTCATTGTTATTCGAGGAATAATTGTGAAAATATGCATTATCAATATATATGCAAATCCATGCAATTATTAACTTATGTCCCAGTGAGCTTCCTCCAACGATGCAGTTTTCAATAGAGTATCTAATTTAATAATTCATTTGATTTGCTTAATGAAATTTAACAATTAGCGAATTAGTATTAACAAAAACGCGCATCCGTTCTCTGTTCCTCTTTAGGTCAGGATATTTTGGCTAATAAGTTAATTTGATTACATTATGTCAATTTGGAACAAacatgtggtcaatttattattcaAATCCTTCCGCTTTTCGCTAGACCAAATGAAATGATACCATTTTTTTTGTTCCATTGATCTGGTATTACCTGTCTTAAGTACTTACTAAACGATTGAAAATTCTGGTTTCTGATTTCCTGTCCTGGGACTtacaataaatttttgaaattgctTACTAGTTATTTGTCAGTTGTCTAACAAGTGCGGAAAGCGATAATTTTCTCAACTGCCCTTGATCGAACGATGCGAAATGCAGCTCGACCAAGCAGTCTTCAAccattttttctccattttcatCTACTCATTTCAGTTTCTGTACAAGTActagaaaaaatcattttccgaGGCAGAGAAATGCACTATTCTGGGCCGGTACgaaaatttttctattctcattcTTTACCCTCTTTcctcattcatttaattttcgaaagTATTTCCTACAAAGGAAGAAGCAGGTGAGTTTTTCCGCACAATGtcaaaaagtgatttttttccgcACCAGGTAGTGTCGGATAGTGAAATTCACTGTAGATTTCCGAATTGGAGGGTGAGCATTTTGTATCTTAGAAACAGTTGTTCCTGTATTGTCAAGACATAAATACAGGTGAAAGGGACTATTCAAAACAAACAAATTGAACGA
Above is a window of Coccinella septempunctata chromosome 5, icCocSept1.1, whole genome shotgun sequence DNA encoding:
- the LOC123313881 gene encoding uncharacterized protein LOC123313881 — translated: MILSVKMSKVTVCWSFFFLFDLVLCQDISFPFDSEYSNSAINPRFKTSTYTPSTTVLTRRPTERLKPVVNREKCPGNQLYYPGEPWFCDCGPKYIYYKPTDQCYRVYMKGPCSEGQHLIVKNREVQCVRNPCSEGYVRYNGKCYELEKSDGPCGEINGAAALLKINANTLNVECTEAGADTLTLFSFPERCPPGSKRDAQNKCRENWNVD